In Paludisphaera rhizosphaerae, a genomic segment contains:
- a CDS encoding PIG-L deacetylase family protein, whose amino-acid sequence MHTQKRILAIHAHPDDVEFQCAGALALLLKSGHAVTIATMTPGDCGSAEHDCEAIAAIRRAEAKAAADLIGAEYLCLEFRDLAIFNDDESRRRVTEAVRRIRPDVILTAPPVDYLCDHEMTSLLVRDACFAAGCPNYATRQWEPAKAIDYIPHLYFVDSLEGIDRDGRPLPVAFHVDVTDVFETKREMLACHASQREWLLRQHGIDEYLESQKRWGEVRGKEIGVDKAEGFRQYLGHPYPHDNLLLDLLGQDGKGGKTVRLS is encoded by the coding sequence ATGCACACACAAAAGCGCATTTTGGCCATCCACGCCCATCCCGACGACGTCGAATTTCAGTGTGCGGGGGCTCTGGCTCTGCTCCTAAAGAGTGGCCACGCTGTGACGATCGCCACGATGACTCCGGGCGATTGCGGCAGCGCCGAGCACGATTGCGAGGCGATCGCCGCCATCCGCCGCGCCGAGGCCAAGGCGGCGGCCGACCTGATCGGGGCCGAGTATCTCTGCCTGGAATTCCGGGACCTGGCCATCTTTAACGACGACGAGTCGCGACGGCGCGTGACGGAGGCCGTTCGGCGGATTCGGCCCGACGTGATCCTGACTGCTCCGCCGGTCGACTACCTCTGCGACCACGAGATGACCAGCCTGCTGGTTCGCGACGCCTGCTTCGCGGCCGGTTGTCCGAACTACGCGACCCGGCAGTGGGAGCCGGCGAAGGCGATCGACTACATCCCCCACCTGTATTTCGTCGACTCACTGGAAGGGATCGACCGCGACGGTCGCCCCTTGCCGGTGGCCTTCCACGTCGACGTGACCGACGTCTTCGAGACCAAGCGTGAAATGCTCGCCTGCCACGCCAGCCAGCGGGAGTGGCTGCTGCGGCAGCACGGGATCGACGAGTACCTGGAGAGCCAGAAGCGCTGGGGCGAGGTCCGCGGGAAGGAGATCGGCGTCGATAAGGCCGAGGGCTTCCGCCAGTACCTCGGCCATCCTTACCCGCACGACAACCTGTTGCTCGACCTGCTCGGACAGGACGGCAAGGGGGGGAAGACTGTCAGGCTGTCGTGA
- a CDS encoding DUF885 domain-containing protein gives MLRPLVSSAVIIMACAGVRAGEVSEDARLQSLFAAFLQETFRREPTTATQLGEHAYDDRLDDVSPESRRSNLEFLKTTLERIKKEINPAELSAAGKVDLDVFRRHLESSIWLRETFDPFRDDPRVYGEYVNGSVYLLLTQSTLPREVNKRNAQKRIEQAPAILETARKTIGKPPRVKVETAIRQAEGAVSFYQGELFVLAGDKPGEGDLAAPAAKLAEALKSYVAFLKADVLPRSGEEWRIGREKFVKKLDYELDAGLSADEVLAEAESEATRVENEMAVFARHLWAEYFPGVVVPPDDEAGRREMTRRVLAKIGDDHGTAETLVSDAKGTVAAIKEFIRARKILALPEPDQCRIIEMPEFMRGNSVAYLNPAPPLDPKGSSEYAISPPPSDWSPERAESFLHEYNKAMLQVLTIHEAYPGHYVQLEYSNRCPSFIRRVLSSGTFAEGWAVYTEQMMLDQGFGGGSLPLRLQQLKFYLRAVVNAILDNKMHCAGMTDDEARELLVGRAFQTDGEATGKIIRSKQSSCQLSTYFVGRTAFYRLRKSIQREMGDRFDLAKYHEAVLSEGTIPVKHLPSLTRTRLGLEVR, from the coding sequence ATGTTACGCCCGCTCGTGTCGTCCGCGGTGATCATCATGGCGTGTGCGGGGGTCAGGGCTGGCGAGGTCTCGGAGGACGCCCGTCTTCAGTCGCTCTTCGCCGCCTTCCTCCAGGAGACGTTCCGTCGCGAGCCCACGACGGCGACCCAGCTTGGAGAGCACGCCTACGACGACCGCCTCGACGACGTCTCCCCCGAGTCGCGCCGGTCCAATCTCGAATTCCTGAAAACGACCCTCGAACGGATCAAGAAGGAGATCAATCCCGCGGAGCTTTCGGCCGCGGGGAAGGTCGATCTCGACGTCTTCCGCCGCCACCTGGAGTCGTCGATCTGGCTTCGCGAGACGTTCGACCCGTTCCGTGACGATCCCCGCGTCTACGGCGAATACGTCAACGGCAGCGTCTACCTGCTGCTGACGCAGTCCACGCTCCCTCGCGAAGTGAACAAGCGGAACGCCCAGAAGCGGATCGAGCAGGCGCCGGCGATTCTGGAGACCGCCCGGAAGACGATCGGCAAACCTCCCCGCGTGAAGGTCGAGACGGCCATCCGTCAGGCTGAGGGGGCCGTCTCCTTCTACCAGGGCGAGTTGTTCGTCCTGGCCGGCGACAAGCCCGGCGAGGGCGACCTGGCCGCCCCCGCCGCCAAGCTGGCTGAGGCTCTGAAGAGCTATGTCGCCTTCCTCAAGGCCGACGTTCTCCCCCGGAGCGGCGAGGAGTGGCGGATCGGCCGGGAGAAGTTCGTCAAGAAGCTCGACTACGAGCTGGACGCCGGGCTTTCCGCCGACGAGGTCCTCGCCGAGGCCGAGAGCGAGGCGACGCGCGTTGAGAACGAGATGGCCGTCTTCGCCCGGCATCTCTGGGCCGAGTATTTCCCCGGCGTGGTCGTCCCTCCCGATGACGAGGCCGGGCGCCGCGAGATGACGCGGCGAGTGCTTGCCAAGATCGGCGACGACCATGGGACGGCCGAGACGCTGGTGTCGGACGCGAAGGGGACCGTCGCCGCCATCAAGGAATTCATCCGGGCCCGCAAGATCCTGGCTCTCCCCGAACCCGATCAGTGCCGGATCATCGAGATGCCCGAGTTCATGCGGGGCAATTCAGTCGCCTACCTCAACCCCGCGCCGCCGCTCGATCCGAAGGGGTCCAGCGAGTACGCCATCAGCCCGCCCCCGAGCGACTGGAGCCCCGAGCGTGCTGAGAGCTTCCTGCACGAGTACAACAAGGCGATGCTTCAGGTCCTCACGATCCACGAGGCGTATCCGGGCCACTACGTCCAGCTCGAATACTCGAACCGGTGCCCGAGCTTCATCCGCCGGGTGCTGTCGTCGGGGACGTTCGCCGAAGGCTGGGCCGTCTACACTGAGCAGATGATGCTCGATCAGGGATTCGGGGGCGGCAGCCTCCCCCTGCGGCTTCAGCAGTTGAAGTTCTATCTTCGGGCTGTGGTCAATGCGATCCTCGACAACAAGATGCACTGCGCGGGGATGACCGACGACGAGGCTCGCGAACTCCTCGTCGGCCGCGCCTTCCAGACCGACGGCGAGGCGACGGGAAAGATCATCCGGTCGAAGCAGTCGTCCTGTCAGCTTTCGACCTACTTCGTGGGGCGGACGGCGTTCTACCGGCTGCGAAAGTCGATCCAGCGGGAGATGGGCGACAGGTTCGACCTGGCGAAGTATCACGAGGCCGTCCTGTCCGAGGGGACGATTCCGGTGAAGCATCTGCCAAGTCTGACGCGGACCAGGCTTGGGCTGGAGGTGCGTTGA
- a CDS encoding FHA domain-containing protein yields the protein MTFRLTPIVKGSGPTVVLQRPIYLVGRHPECDLRLDLPKVSRRHCCIALAYDRLIVRDLGSRNGLRVNGREVVETQLFRGDEVAIGPLIFRVEQDADAPTKTPPSPARPAADQLPEIDLVPLDDV from the coding sequence ATGACTTTTAGGTTGACGCCGATCGTCAAGGGGAGTGGGCCGACGGTCGTGCTGCAGCGGCCGATCTACCTGGTCGGCCGGCATCCTGAATGCGACCTCCGGCTGGACCTTCCCAAGGTGTCGAGACGCCACTGCTGCATCGCCCTGGCCTACGATCGGCTCATCGTGCGCGACCTGGGGAGCCGCAACGGCCTGCGCGTGAACGGTCGCGAGGTCGTTGAGACGCAGCTCTTCCGCGGCGACGAAGTCGCGATCGGTCCCCTGATCTTCCGCGTCGAGCAAGACGCGGACGCCCCGACGAAGACGCCTCCAAGTCCTGCCCGCCCTGCCGCCGACCAACTGCCTGAGATCGACCTCGTCCCCCTCGACGACGTCTGA
- a CDS encoding FHA domain-containing protein yields the protein MNARLVALDDGPDIDLNQAMVVVGRHPACDARLDSLRVSRHHCCMTHTNGELLIRDLGSTNGIRINGQRVEIGRLKPGDELSIAHIRYRLDDGSGHDKTLADSSSDPIRDVREPAEVMVRNGGRPTYRPDENALAAAVRKILPPSVASRCRIQVIVRMDDDDEPPHPTPVGMSSSQGQGASE from the coding sequence ATGAACGCCCGTCTCGTGGCCCTTGACGACGGTCCAGACATTGACCTGAATCAGGCCATGGTCGTGGTCGGGCGCCATCCTGCGTGCGACGCGCGTCTGGATTCCCTCCGCGTCTCGCGCCATCACTGCTGTATGACCCACACGAACGGCGAACTGCTGATTCGAGATCTGGGAAGCACCAACGGAATCCGGATCAACGGCCAACGCGTGGAAATCGGCCGCCTGAAACCCGGCGACGAGTTGTCGATCGCCCACATTCGCTATCGACTCGACGATGGTTCGGGGCACGATAAGACGCTTGCGGATTCGTCGTCCGACCCCATCCGTGACGTGCGTGAGCCGGCTGAGGTCATGGTCCGGAACGGCGGTCGACCGACTTATCGACCTGATGAGAACGCCCTGGCTGCTGCCGTGCGCAAGATTTTGCCTCCCTCAGTTGCGAGCCGCTGCCGAATCCAGGTGATCGTCCGGATGGACGACGACGACGAGCCGCCGCACCCGACTCCCGTCGGGATGTCGAGTTCCCAAGGCCAGGGGGCGTCGGAATGA
- a CDS encoding ArnT family glycosyltransferase, whose protein sequence is MSHRARPFRPPTGSIDPPAPDLGLFQRSGWPLVILAVLEVLWLGWFLVEPLPNAPTSNGTIRRGLLALHLLPGVVPGVTFRDSLLGKALGEFSDAANLPQRLPIVAAAGLIVLAAVGLGDLILRRCRMDDRCGVAARLAIDYMLGTVVLGLTTLIVGRIGIPGAWVVRLALLTVGVAGAYASKFWSWTRVRLDAGAWTALAVVAPFALMMILGSMLPAIDFDVLEYHLQGPKEYYEAGRIAFLPHNVYTNMPFGVEMLHLLGMEVMGDWWWGGLTGQLLVAFFGLCAAILIASTANRLGGWRAGCLAGLIYLTTPWIYRLGVIAYVEGPLCGFQAALLWAFVRGRTEPEHSPSRLWAFLGFLAGGATACKYTAVLPSVIPFGVLSLVDAWRGRSLRPVVAFVLGWSVVMGPWMIKNVIDTGNPVYPLAYRVFGGRDWTEAREAQWTRAHGPRPASFELLRASVVDVAGRSDWQSPLYTAFIPLVLLNPRARRIAGWLGLYLAWMFLSWWMLTHRLDRFWLPMLPAAAVLAGLGADWSKSLAWRVVRAGVLTLGVATNLVYSSTALSGLNEWTGDLEALRADIPHRLNAPLAKLDAELPSDAKILLVGQAAVYHLRHSILYNTVFNPETIETMASGRTAEEFRQALHDRRVSHVYVDWKEINRHRHPAGYGFTDFVTPDRFAAWVSAGVLSGPISVGMEQDLYEVR, encoded by the coding sequence ATGAGCCATCGCGCCCGCCCATTTCGACCGCCCACAGGCTCTATCGACCCCCCTGCCCCCGATCTCGGCCTCTTCCAGCGCAGCGGGTGGCCGCTGGTGATCCTGGCTGTCCTTGAGGTGCTCTGGCTGGGCTGGTTCCTGGTCGAGCCCTTGCCGAACGCCCCCACGAGCAATGGAACGATCCGTCGCGGCTTGCTGGCGCTGCACCTGCTTCCGGGGGTCGTTCCGGGAGTGACCTTCCGTGACTCCCTCCTAGGGAAGGCCCTGGGAGAGTTCAGCGATGCGGCCAACCTCCCGCAGCGGCTCCCTATAGTCGCGGCGGCCGGCCTGATCGTCCTGGCGGCCGTCGGCCTGGGCGACCTGATCCTGCGGCGTTGTCGGATGGACGATCGTTGCGGAGTCGCTGCCAGGCTGGCGATCGATTACATGCTGGGAACGGTCGTCCTCGGCCTGACGACCTTGATCGTCGGCCGCATCGGGATACCCGGAGCGTGGGTCGTGCGGCTAGCCCTCCTGACGGTGGGAGTCGCGGGGGCTTACGCCTCGAAATTCTGGTCGTGGACGCGAGTTCGCCTGGACGCCGGAGCGTGGACAGCGCTCGCGGTGGTCGCGCCGTTTGCGCTGATGATGATCCTGGGCTCCATGCTGCCAGCGATTGATTTCGACGTCCTCGAATACCACCTGCAAGGACCGAAGGAGTATTACGAGGCTGGGCGAATCGCCTTCCTGCCGCATAACGTCTACACCAACATGCCTTTCGGCGTGGAGATGCTCCATCTCCTGGGTATGGAGGTCATGGGCGACTGGTGGTGGGGCGGCCTGACGGGACAGCTTCTCGTCGCGTTCTTCGGCCTCTGTGCGGCGATCCTGATCGCGTCGACGGCCAATCGCCTCGGAGGCTGGCGGGCCGGTTGCCTGGCAGGACTGATCTACCTGACGACCCCATGGATTTACCGCCTGGGCGTGATCGCCTACGTCGAAGGGCCGCTTTGCGGCTTCCAGGCCGCTCTCCTGTGGGCCTTCGTTCGTGGTCGGACGGAGCCAGAGCACTCGCCGTCGCGATTGTGGGCGTTCCTCGGATTCCTGGCCGGCGGCGCGACGGCTTGCAAGTACACGGCCGTCCTGCCCTCGGTGATTCCGTTCGGCGTACTCAGTCTCGTCGACGCCTGGCGAGGGCGGTCGTTGCGGCCGGTCGTTGCGTTCGTCCTCGGCTGGTCGGTGGTGATGGGCCCCTGGATGATCAAGAACGTGATCGACACGGGGAATCCGGTTTATCCGCTAGCCTATCGAGTGTTCGGCGGTCGGGACTGGACCGAGGCCCGAGAGGCGCAATGGACCCGAGCCCACGGCCCACGGCCGGCCTCCTTCGAGCTGCTGCGGGCTTCCGTGGTGGATGTGGCTGGGAGGTCGGATTGGCAGTCGCCGCTCTACACCGCGTTCATTCCGCTGGTCCTGTTGAATCCGAGGGCTCGCCGCATTGCCGGATGGCTCGGCCTTTACCTGGCGTGGATGTTTCTATCCTGGTGGATGTTGACGCATCGGCTTGACCGCTTCTGGCTGCCGATGCTCCCCGCCGCGGCGGTCCTGGCCGGCCTGGGGGCGGACTGGTCGAAATCGCTGGCGTGGCGGGTCGTCCGGGCTGGGGTTCTCACGTTGGGCGTCGCGACGAACCTCGTTTACAGCTCGACGGCCCTCTCAGGCCTTAACGAGTGGACGGGCGATCTGGAGGCGCTCCGAGCCGACATTCCCCATCGGCTCAATGCCCCCCTGGCGAAGCTTGACGCCGAACTTCCATCCGACGCAAAGATCCTCCTTGTCGGCCAGGCGGCCGTCTACCACCTCAGACACTCGATTCTCTACAACACCGTCTTCAATCCCGAGACCATCGAGACGATGGCCTCGGGGCGGACTGCGGAGGAGTTTCGCCAGGCGCTCCACGATCGACGGGTCTCGCACGTCTACGTCGACTGGAAGGAGATCAATCGCCATCGCCATCCCGCGGGCTACGGCTTCACCGACTTCGTCACTCCCGATCGGTTCGCGGCCTGGGTCTCGGCGGGTGTTCTTTCTGGCCCGATCTCCGTCGGCATGGAGCAGGATCTCTACGAGGTCCGATGA
- a CDS encoding ankyrin repeat domain-containing protein, with amino-acid sequence MCHVVEIDASHALNEVTMGLLAWLFGRKPASKGNDLLAAALHGDVALAKAALENGADINGSQSDGPPPLVLALVKGRDDVAEFLIKNGADVDRPDPRGGMRPLHAAALHGNEALVRLLIEHGATVDARCGQPPLTAMAFAFRHSHVALGRLLLEAGADPNSPIALPSDPPDQQQLTLLIYAASTGDVALIRMLTRHGADLNLPKADGLTPLMAAAFQGQENAVKALVESGASVDVVHAGDSSRPFSALDLAIARNNVVIVEYLRAKGASSAVGA; translated from the coding sequence GTGTGCCACGTCGTCGAAATCGACGCCTCGCACGCACTGAATGAGGTCACGATGGGTCTATTGGCTTGGTTGTTCGGCCGGAAGCCGGCTTCAAAGGGCAACGATCTTCTAGCCGCTGCGTTGCATGGGGACGTCGCACTCGCCAAGGCCGCCTTGGAGAATGGGGCCGATATCAATGGGTCGCAGAGTGACGGGCCGCCGCCGCTTGTGCTCGCACTCGTCAAAGGTCGAGACGATGTCGCCGAATTCCTGATCAAGAATGGTGCGGACGTTGATCGTCCGGATCCTCGGGGTGGCATGAGGCCGCTCCATGCCGCGGCGCTCCATGGAAATGAAGCCCTGGTGCGGCTTCTGATCGAACATGGCGCAACGGTCGACGCGAGGTGTGGCCAACCTCCTCTCACCGCCATGGCTTTTGCGTTCCGTCACAGCCACGTCGCGCTCGGCAGGCTCTTGCTCGAGGCTGGAGCCGATCCGAATTCGCCTATCGCTCTGCCGTCCGATCCACCAGATCAACAGCAGCTCACCTTGCTCATCTATGCAGCGTCGACCGGAGACGTTGCGCTGATCCGGATGCTCACCCGACATGGAGCCGACCTCAACCTGCCCAAGGCGGATGGGCTGACTCCCTTGATGGCGGCCGCTTTCCAGGGGCAGGAGAACGCGGTGAAGGCCCTCGTCGAATCGGGGGCGAGCGTGGACGTGGTTCACGCCGGCGACTCATCACGGCCCTTCTCTGCTTTGGATTTGGCCATCGCGCGCAACAACGTCGTGATCGTGGAGTACCTTCGGGCCAAGGGGGCTTCGTCGGCGGTTGGGGCCTGA
- the accD gene encoding acetyl-CoA carboxylase, carboxyltransferase subunit beta has protein sequence MAAKGGPLHAWHGHFEAKRVPEGVWMRCDGCGATLFRKQVEQNLSVCPECNHHMPLTAQDRIRQLLDTDTFEDWFSDLKPADPLEFDDRRPYPERVKAEQARTGLNEAALVGQGFIKGRRIVFGITDSGFIMGSMGSVVGEKLTRAVEEATRQKLPLVIVSGSGGGARMHEGIYSLMQMAKVSTALGRYRSAGGLFISVLTHPTMGGVAASFASLGDIIIAEPKALIGFAGPRVIEQTVRERLPEGFQTSEFHLQHGFVDRIVHRRDLKSLIAQLIDFTTA, from the coding sequence ATGGCCGCCAAAGGAGGACCCCTGCACGCCTGGCATGGGCATTTCGAAGCCAAGCGCGTCCCCGAAGGCGTCTGGATGCGCTGCGACGGCTGCGGCGCGACCCTCTTCCGCAAGCAGGTCGAGCAGAACCTCAGCGTCTGCCCGGAATGCAACCACCACATGCCCCTGACGGCTCAGGACCGCATCCGCCAACTCCTCGACACCGACACCTTCGAGGACTGGTTCTCCGACCTCAAGCCGGCCGACCCTCTGGAGTTCGACGACCGCCGGCCTTACCCCGAACGGGTCAAGGCCGAGCAAGCGCGGACCGGGCTCAACGAGGCCGCACTTGTCGGCCAGGGCTTCATCAAGGGCCGCCGCATCGTCTTCGGCATCACCGACAGCGGCTTCATCATGGGGAGCATGGGCTCGGTCGTCGGCGAGAAGCTGACCCGCGCCGTTGAGGAGGCCACTCGCCAGAAGCTGCCGCTGGTGATCGTCTCCGGCTCCGGCGGCGGGGCCCGGATGCACGAGGGGATCTACTCCTTGATGCAGATGGCCAAGGTCTCCACGGCTCTGGGACGCTATCGCTCTGCGGGGGGCCTGTTCATCAGCGTCCTGACCCATCCCACAATGGGAGGGGTCGCCGCCAGCTTCGCCTCGCTGGGCGATATCATCATCGCCGAACCGAAAGCCCTCATCGGCTTCGCCGGCCCCCGGGTCATCGAGCAGACCGTGCGCGAGCGACTCCCCGAGGGCTTCCAGACCAGCGAGTTCCACCTCCAGCACGGCTTCGTCGATCGGATCGTTCATCGCCGAGACCTCAAGAGCCTGATCGCCCAGCTCATCGACTTCACGACAGCCTGA
- a CDS encoding NAD-dependent epimerase/dehydratase family protein, with translation MSGLSTITGGAGFIGSHLVELLTSLGRAVRVVERPGADVSHLPSGVEVLFADVRRREGLADALRGSRFVYHLAANPNLWLRDRREFDAVNNVGAVNVLDAALEVGAERILHTSTESILTKENASGLIDEDVEIVESDAVGPYCLSKLRAENHAMKLAREGRPVVVANPTMPVGPGDRGPSPPTRLIMDFCRGALPAFIDCTLNLIDVRDVALGLLRVLEVGRPGRRYLLGAANLSLAELMAILSQITGIPAPRRRVPYAFGLGFAYLSEFWADHVTGKPPKASVTGVKLARRIMHFDVSRSLRELELTPRPIARSLADSVAWLQLQERNNR, from the coding sequence ATGAGCGGGCTTTCGACAATCACCGGAGGCGCAGGGTTCATTGGCAGCCACCTCGTGGAGTTGCTGACGAGCCTCGGCCGCGCCGTTCGCGTCGTCGAAAGACCTGGAGCGGACGTCAGCCACCTTCCGTCAGGGGTCGAGGTGCTCTTCGCCGACGTCCGTCGTCGCGAGGGCCTTGCGGACGCCCTTCGTGGCAGCCGGTTCGTCTATCATCTGGCCGCCAACCCCAACCTCTGGCTGCGGGACCGCCGCGAGTTCGACGCGGTGAACAACGTCGGAGCGGTCAACGTTCTCGACGCGGCACTCGAAGTCGGCGCCGAGCGTATTCTGCACACAAGTACGGAAAGCATCCTGACCAAAGAGAATGCTTCAGGACTGATCGACGAGGACGTCGAGATCGTCGAGTCTGACGCCGTCGGTCCCTACTGCCTCTCGAAACTCCGCGCTGAGAATCACGCGATGAAACTGGCCCGCGAAGGTCGGCCGGTGGTCGTCGCCAACCCGACCATGCCCGTTGGACCGGGCGACCGAGGCCCATCGCCGCCGACCCGATTGATCATGGACTTCTGTCGCGGCGCTCTCCCCGCCTTCATCGACTGCACATTGAACCTCATCGACGTCCGCGACGTCGCCCTCGGTCTATTGCGGGTCCTGGAAGTCGGCCGCCCCGGAAGACGCTATCTTTTGGGGGCGGCAAATCTCTCACTTGCCGAATTAATGGCCATCCTCTCTCAGATCACGGGAATTCCCGCACCTCGCCGTCGAGTTCCATATGCTTTCGGCCTAGGATTTGCCTATCTCAGCGAGTTCTGGGCGGACCATGTAACGGGAAAGCCCCCCAAAGCCTCCGTGACGGGAGTCAAACTGGCGCGTCGAATCATGCACTTTGACGTGTCACGCAGCCTTCGCGAGTTGGAGCTCACCCCGCGACCGATCGCTCGGTCGCTGGCGGACTCGGTCGCCTGGTTGCAGCTTCAAGAGAGGAACAACCGATAA
- a CDS encoding histidine phosphatase family protein codes for MAALMSSQVLLIRPGATLYDEQNRVQGVLDIPLSEQGRSEVDRLAERLAARGDAPRLAALYCGPGESVVRTAEIVGKALGLRPKRIDEFRNLDQGLWQGLQIEEIRRRNTRLFRQWIDDPRTIRPPQGETIEEAMERVRAAFRPLFRRHQSEAFGLVAGEPLGRLIAAYLKRVPRLQLDEFLPCCGFERIEVHADVLGGNGSS; via the coding sequence ATGGCCGCGTTGATGTCATCGCAGGTTTTGCTCATCCGCCCCGGCGCGACGCTCTACGACGAGCAGAACCGCGTCCAGGGCGTTCTCGACATCCCCCTCAGCGAACAGGGCCGCTCCGAGGTCGACCGGCTGGCCGAGCGCCTCGCCGCCCGTGGAGACGCTCCTCGCCTGGCGGCCCTTTACTGCGGGCCGGGGGAGAGCGTGGTTCGCACGGCCGAGATCGTCGGTAAGGCGTTGGGGCTGCGTCCCAAGCGGATCGATGAGTTCCGCAACCTCGACCAGGGGCTCTGGCAGGGCCTCCAGATCGAGGAGATCCGCCGTCGAAACACTCGCCTCTTCCGGCAGTGGATCGACGATCCTCGGACCATTCGACCACCCCAGGGCGAGACGATCGAGGAGGCGATGGAACGCGTCCGGGCGGCCTTCCGCCCTCTTTTCCGCCGCCACCAGTCCGAGGCGTTCGGGCTGGTCGCCGGCGAGCCGCTGGGCCGCCTGATCGCCGCTTACCTGAAACGCGTCCCCCGACTCCAGCTCGACGAATTCCTCCCCTGTTGCGGCTTCGAGCGGATCGAGGTCCACGCCGACGTCCTCGGCGGCAACGGCTCCTCTTGA
- a CDS encoding UxaA family hydrolase has translation MATATTMPRAVLLRRDDDVAVASAPIPAGAEIKVEGVALTALDPIGLGHKIAVHDLQKGSPVRKYGQVIGFASERIAAGSCVHVHNLRAELFERDYAFAQERSTEHPLDPARTFRGYLRPDGRVGTRNYIAVVSTVNCSASTSRYISNRFQDRDFRRSHPNVDGVFAITHKGGCGLPFEGKDHQILERVLAGFVHHPNVAAYVLVGLGCEGAYAEHLIESHHLRLAAGSDRTVSQKPRVFTIQDEGGVSRTVEAAVRAVEGLLPTADACRRTEQPASKLCVALECGGSDGNSGVTANPALGVAADLVVAQGGSAVLGETTEIYGAEHLLTRRAVSEEVGRKLLDRIKWWEWYTKVFGAAINNNPSPGNKAGGLSTIYEKSLGALAKAGSTPLVAVVDYAEQVRTPGLVFMDTPGYDPVCTTGLVAGGANILVFTTGRGSVLGLRPTPCIKVATNTPMFEKLRDDMDLDAGTILDGESVEAVGRRVFDSILAVASGEPTRSERAGIGEEEFAPWTIGPTL, from the coding sequence ATGGCGACCGCAACGACCATGCCCCGGGCCGTCCTCCTCCGACGGGACGACGACGTGGCGGTCGCCTCCGCCCCGATCCCAGCAGGGGCGGAGATCAAGGTGGAGGGCGTGGCCCTGACGGCCCTCGATCCGATCGGACTGGGTCATAAGATCGCAGTTCACGACCTGCAGAAGGGCTCGCCAGTCCGCAAGTATGGCCAGGTGATCGGTTTCGCCTCGGAACGGATCGCGGCGGGGTCGTGCGTCCACGTCCACAACCTCCGAGCCGAGTTGTTTGAACGTGATTACGCCTTCGCTCAGGAGAGGAGCACGGAGCACCCTCTCGATCCGGCTCGCACGTTTCGAGGCTACCTCAGGCCCGACGGTCGCGTTGGAACTCGAAACTATATCGCGGTCGTCAGCACGGTGAATTGCTCGGCCAGCACCTCGCGTTACATCTCGAACCGATTTCAGGACAGGGATTTCCGTCGATCGCACCCAAACGTCGACGGCGTCTTCGCGATCACTCACAAGGGAGGCTGCGGACTTCCTTTCGAGGGGAAGGACCACCAGATCCTGGAGCGTGTGCTGGCCGGTTTCGTCCACCACCCCAACGTCGCGGCCTACGTCCTGGTTGGGCTGGGATGCGAAGGCGCTTACGCGGAACACCTCATCGAGAGCCATCATCTCCGGCTGGCCGCCGGCTCGGATCGCACCGTCTCCCAAAAGCCACGCGTATTCACGATCCAGGACGAGGGAGGAGTGTCGCGGACCGTCGAGGCTGCGGTCAGGGCCGTCGAGGGGCTTCTGCCCACGGCCGACGCTTGCCGACGCACCGAGCAACCGGCGTCGAAGCTCTGCGTCGCGCTGGAATGCGGCGGCTCCGACGGCAATTCGGGGGTGACGGCCAATCCGGCCCTCGGCGTCGCAGCCGACCTCGTGGTCGCTCAGGGGGGCTCGGCCGTTCTTGGCGAGACGACCGAGATCTACGGTGCCGAACACCTTCTAACCCGCCGCGCCGTCTCCGAAGAGGTCGGCCGAAAGCTCCTGGATCGGATCAAATGGTGGGAGTGGTACACGAAGGTCTTTGGCGCTGCGATCAACAACAATCCGTCACCGGGGAACAAAGCCGGCGGGCTGTCGACGATCTACGAGAAGTCGCTCGGCGCCCTGGCGAAGGCTGGCTCGACGCCGCTGGTCGCCGTGGTCGATTACGCTGAGCAGGTCCGAACGCCGGGACTGGTCTTCATGGATACGCCGGGTTACGATCCGGTCTGCACGACGGGTCTCGTCGCCGGCGGCGCGAACATCCTCGTCTTCACGACGGGCCGCGGGAGCGTCCTGGGACTTCGACCAACCCCTTGCATCAAGGTGGCGACCAACACCCCGATGTTCGAGAAGCTTCGCGACGATATGGACCTGGACGCCGGTACGATTCTGGACGGCGAGTCCGTCGAGGCCGTGGGCCGCCGGGTCTTCGACAGCATCCTCGCCGTCGCCAGCGGCGAACCGACCCGTAGCGAGCGCGCGGGGATCGGCGAGGAAGAGTTCGCCCCCTGGACCATTGGGCCGACCCTCTAA